The Henckelia pumila isolate YLH828 chromosome 2, ASM3356847v2, whole genome shotgun sequence genome includes a window with the following:
- the LOC140878739 gene encoding uncharacterized protein: MEGEKNTALFHNMSLLTGESSAPYEPKFDNIPVLVTEEDNCFLLAPFSEKEIHDCVLSIHPDSAAGPDGFSAGFYRNCWEIVKSYVIDAILPKIISPAQAGFATGRLIYDNILLAQEMVILHCVNNCWFSVMVNGSLSGFFQSRRGLRALHFSTGCSFRISHLAYADDLFIFANGSIPGIKILWNFLFHYEQCSGQLISNAKSVVLTASNCPPQKKGKYLEITGFGEGSLSIKYLGAPLFIGPKKSSYFSNIIVNVTKKLQGWDTQLLSFGSRLVLIKSVLCSMPIYLFQVMQPPGTILQRFEMLCAKFLWGSKEGNRKIHWVAWKNICLPVSEGGLGIRRLKDSLTAFSFKLWFRFRSVESLWSKFLVARYCKFYPSTVVQIKPNISPT; this comes from the exons ATGGAGGGTGAGAAGAATACTGCTCTTTTTCATAATATG AGTTTGTTGACTGGTGAGTCTTCAGCCCCTTATGAACCTAAGTTTGATAACATCCCGGTGTTGGTTACAGAGGAGGATAATTGTTTTTTATTAGCGCCATTTTCTGAGAAAGAAATCCATGACTGTGTCCTCTCGATTCATCCAGATAGTGCTGCTGGTCCTGATGGGTTTTCAGCTGGGTTTTATAGAAACTGCTGGGAGATTGTGAAATCATATGTTATTGATGCG ATTTTGCCGAAAATCATATCTCCTGCCCAGGCTGGTTTTGCTACTGGTCGCCTTATATATGATAATATTCTCCTTGCTCAGGAGATG GTTATCCTTCATTGTGTTAACAATTGCTGGTTCTCTGTTATGGTTAATGGTTCTCTGTCGGGATTCTTTCAGTCGAGAAGGGGTCTCAG GGCGCTTCATTTCAGTACGGGCTGTTCTTTCAGGATTTCTCATTTGGCGTATGCAGATGATCTCTTTATTTTCGCGAATGGCTCTATCCCAGGGATCAAGATACTTtggaattttttatttcattatgaACAGTGTTCCGGTCAGCTCATTAGCAATGCGAAGAGTGTGGTACTCACTGCCAGTAACTGTCCACCTCAGAAGAAGGGGAAATATCTGGAAATCACTGGCTTTGGAGAGGGTTCTCTTTCTATTAAATATTTAGGTGCTCCTCTCTTTATAGGCCCGAAGAAGAGTTCTTACTTTTCGAATATTATTGTTAATGTTACTAAGAAATTGCAAGGATGGGATACACAACTTTTGTCCTTTGGTAGTAGATTGGTGCTTATCAAAAGTGTTCTTTGCTCCATGCCTATATACCTTTTCCAGGTTATGCAGCCtccagggactattttgcagaGATTTGAGATGTTATGTGCCAAATTTTTATGGGGATCTAAGGAGGGGAATAGAAAAATTCATTGGGTTGCTTGGAAGAATATTTGTCTTCCAGTCTCTGAAGGGGGTTTAGGTATTCGAAGACTAAAGGACTCCTTGACGGCCTTTTCTTTTAAACTATGGTTTCGGTTCAGGTCTGTGGAGTCTTTGTGGAGTAAATTCTTGGTGGCTAGATACTGTAAATTTTATCCTTCGACAGTTGTTCAGATTAAGCCAAATATTTCTCCAACATGA
- the LOC140884838 gene encoding uncharacterized protein isoform X1, translated as MRVSNMIHLNSKVVPMSIPPKFTSISSSHLVSRIYTGGCFLMSASKIPARDRLISFGKYRGKMLGSLPSSYLKWVSKNLRAGDTQEWAKLADEVLVDSVYRDRMEWELAENVLNGNNVGSSSSSSSSSSLGNSNSSVSVLLEMSERFGWDNDDKVGWSKIDFGLLGTSKGGRIPRRSLEPDKESAKNGGVGRRRQATGAGNVEREQCVGDRERVMPLPNPFPGRDALLNKYFYKEMPSIGGNCDTAPILCAVETTTF; from the exons ATGAGAGTATCCAACATGATTCATTTAAACTCGAAGGTGGTGCCAATGTCGATTCCGCCGAaattcacttcaatttccaGCTCCCATTTAGTCTCCAGAATCTACACCGGCGGATGTTTTCTAATGTCAGCTTCCAAAATCCCGGCACGCGATCGGTTGATTAGCTTTGGGAAATACAGAGGGAAAATGCTAGGAAGCCTACCATCGAGCTACCTGAAATGGGTATCGAAGAATCTGAGGGCGGGAGACACGCAAGAGTGGGCGAAGCTGGCGGACGAGGTGCTGGTGGACTCGGTTTACAGAGACCGTATGGAGTGGGAGTTGGCGGAGAATGTTCTGAATGGGAACAATGTgggttcttcttcttcttcttcttcttcttcttctttgggaAACAGCAACAGCAGTGTGTCGGTGTTGCTGGAAATGAGCGAGAGGTTTGGGTGGGACAACGATGATAAGGTTGGGTGGAGCAAGATTGATTTTGGGCTTCTGGGAACGTCCAAAGGGGGCAGAATTCCTCGTAGAAGCCTCGAACCCGACAAGGAAAGTGCGAAAAATGGCGGAGTTGGAAGAAGAAGGCAGGCAACTGGAGCTGGCAATGTAGAGCGAGAGCAATGTGTGGGTGATAGGGAGAGAGTGATGCCACTGCCAAATCCATTCCCGGGCAGGGATGCACTGTTGAACAAG TATTTCTACAAGGAAATGCCGAGTATAGGTGGGAATTGCGATACGGCCCCAATCCTTTGTGCGGTAGAGACAACTACATTTTAA
- the LOC140878740 gene encoding uncharacterized protein gives MARFWGKGRWFLQGHLLRVFKWTSKFDYQKESSIVPVWVRFPDLPISLFEKKLLFSVANLVGKPLKMDELTSKSERITLARVCVEVDLLKPRHDEIYIGLGDKIILQKVVYESIPKYCTDCCHVGHGVDDCYVNGRVPPPPPKNKKQIDLRVVINEKRIKEKISLEHANDQQAGSSGDKSDGTRLVWKEVTSKKCKEKVGDGSMVSPPRSPPGSPFPNGADQVYFGPRSPMRGQRSKPSNRLDPFLAYLYEEDLVPHVLESSVKASGPVNFQLGDSSESIDPLVDNLANDPVLARDLVVNGHPIRSGKFDGVWPGSWVNGVFIQDGLHEDNNDLALVRSDHSFQELEQRGESFTNEGDTRPSDGCTDALVEEMAAHGDLRGLADGYSVGKETELAITITENISADMLNIYADKTVKRGRAFQYFSMLNGIIWDVRGIGNTAAQRCIKFLKVSVSVVVDHEQFIHVKLSFGLFPIDIYVSVVYAKCNRTERRDLWDGLLDCIPRDGCLWVVGGDFFYIITDPVEHSRGVVNCPGAMADFSDFIISAGLSDADFVGAKFTWTNNSIWKRLDRVLLSSNWAEFFNSFKLEHLHRGSSDHCPLQISAPFFPRKSGSFRFQDMWFSHQGFMQTVRLNWNNPCPYIDLSKLVFKLKRLKIHLKWWNKDVFGNVHDNVKVLDLKASQAQVDFDDNPSEEN, from the exons ATGGCTAGATTCTGGGGGAAGGGTCGCTGGTTTCTTCAGGGGCACCTTTTGCGGGTGTTTAAATGGACATCCAAATTTGATTATCAAAAAGAAAGCTCGATCGTCCCAGTTTGGGTTAGATTTCCGGACTTGCCGATTTCCTTATTTGAAAAGAAACTCCTCTTTTCAGTTGCTAATTTGGTTGGAAAACCTCTGAAAATGGATGAATTAACATCCAAATCTGAAAGGATCACGCTGGCTAGGGTGTGCGTGGAGGTAGACCTGCTGAAGCCTCGCCATGACGAAATTTACATTGGTCTGGGAGATAAGATCATTCTGCAAAAGGTGGTTTATGAATCAATCCCTAAATATTGCACAGATTGCTGTCATGTAGGCCATGGAGTTGATGATTGTTATGTGAATGGACGAGTTCCACCTCCACCTCCTAAAAATAAAAAGCAAATAGACCTTCGTGTTGTTATTAATGAAAAGAGGATTAAGGAAAAAATTAGTTTGGAACATGCAAATGATCAGCAGGCTGGTTCCAGTGGAGACAAATCGGATGGTACTCGCTTAGTTTGGAAGGAGGTGACTTCGAAAAAATGCAAAGAAAAGGTTGGTGACGGATCAATGGTGAGCCCCCCTCGTTCACCCCCTGGTTCTCCCTTTCCCAACGGTGCTGATCAGGTTTACTTTGGCCCTCGTAGCCCTATGAGAGGTCAGCGCTCGAAGCCTTCGAATCGCTTGGACCCTTTCCTTGCATACTTATATGAGGAGGATTTGGTTCCACATGTTCTCGAATCTTCAGTCAAGGCTTCAGGCCCTGTTAATTTCCAGCTAGGTGACTCTTCTGAATCCATTGATCCCCTAGTGGATAACTTGGCTAATGACCCCGTTTTAGCTAGAGATTTGGTTGTCAATGGACACCCTATTAGATCTGGGAAATTTGATGGAGTTTGGCCTGGATCTTGGGTTAATGGGGTATTTATTCAAGATGGGTTACATGAGGATAATAATGATTTGGCTTTGGTTCGATCGGACCATTCATTTCAAGAACTTGAGCAGCGCGGGGAGTCTTTCACTAATGAAGGTGATACTAGGCCTTCAGATGGCTGTACTGACGCCTTGGTAGAGGAGATGGCTGCCCATGGTGATTTACGAGGTTTGGCCGACGGTTATTCAGTAGGGAAAGAAACCGAGCTTGCCATTACGATCACAGAAAATATTTCTGCTGATATGTTAAATATTTATGCTGATAAAACTGTGAAGAGGGGGCGGG CCTTCCAATATTTCTCAATGTTGAACGGGATCATTTGGGATGTTCGTGGAATTGGAAATACAGCAGCTCAAAGATGCATCAAGTTTTTGAAG GTTTCGGTATCTGTGGTGGTGGATCATGAGCAATTTATCCACGTCAAATTATCTTTTGGCCTTTTTCCAATTGATATTTATGTTTCTGTTGTCTATGCTAAATGTAATAGAACAGAAAGGCGGGATCTTTGGGATGGTCTTCTGGATTGTATTCCTCGGGATGGATGCCTGTGGGTTGTTGGCggagattttttttatattatcacTGATCCGGTAGAACACTCTCGTGGTGTTGTCAATTGTCCAGGTGCCATGGCTGATTTTTCTGATTTTATTATTTCAGCGGGGCTGTCTGACGCTGATTTTGTTGGTGCAAAGTTCACTTGGACTAACAACAGTATTTGGAAGCGTTTGGATAGGGTCCTCCTTTCTTCTAATTGGGCAGagttctttaattcttttaaattGGAGCATCTTCATCGAGGGTCTTCTGATCATTGCCCCCTTCAGATTTCGGCCCCTTTCTTTCCCAGGAAGTCTGGGTCCTTTCGATTTCAGGATATGTGGTTTTCTCATCAGGGGTTTATGCAAACTGTGAGATTGAATTGGAATAATCCTTGCCCTTATATTGATCTCAGCAAATTGGTCTTTAAATTAAAGAGGCTTAAGATTCATCTCAAATGGTGGAACAAGGATGTGTTTGGTAATGTTCACGATAATGTTAAGGTTCTTGATCTTAAAGCTTCTCAGGCTCAGGTCGATTTTGATGATAATCCTTCTGAAGAGAATTGA
- the LOC140884838 gene encoding uncharacterized protein isoform X2: MRVSNMIHLNSKVVPMSIPPKFTSISSSHLVSRIYTGGCFLMSASKIPARDRLISFGKYRGKMLGSLPSSYLKWVSKNLRAGDTQEWAKLADEVLVDSVYRDRMEWELAENVLNGNNVGSSSSSSSSSSLGNSNSSVSVLLEMSERFGWDNDDKVGWSKIDFGLLGTSKGGRIPRRSLEPDKESAKNGGVGRRRQATGAGNVEREQCVGDRERVMPLPNPFPGRDALLNKINQNVKKKYHGLLHSKK; the protein is encoded by the coding sequence ATGAGAGTATCCAACATGATTCATTTAAACTCGAAGGTGGTGCCAATGTCGATTCCGCCGAaattcacttcaatttccaGCTCCCATTTAGTCTCCAGAATCTACACCGGCGGATGTTTTCTAATGTCAGCTTCCAAAATCCCGGCACGCGATCGGTTGATTAGCTTTGGGAAATACAGAGGGAAAATGCTAGGAAGCCTACCATCGAGCTACCTGAAATGGGTATCGAAGAATCTGAGGGCGGGAGACACGCAAGAGTGGGCGAAGCTGGCGGACGAGGTGCTGGTGGACTCGGTTTACAGAGACCGTATGGAGTGGGAGTTGGCGGAGAATGTTCTGAATGGGAACAATGTgggttcttcttcttcttcttcttcttcttcttctttgggaAACAGCAACAGCAGTGTGTCGGTGTTGCTGGAAATGAGCGAGAGGTTTGGGTGGGACAACGATGATAAGGTTGGGTGGAGCAAGATTGATTTTGGGCTTCTGGGAACGTCCAAAGGGGGCAGAATTCCTCGTAGAAGCCTCGAACCCGACAAGGAAAGTGCGAAAAATGGCGGAGTTGGAAGAAGAAGGCAGGCAACTGGAGCTGGCAATGTAGAGCGAGAGCAATGTGTGGGTGATAGGGAGAGAGTGATGCCACTGCCAAATCCATTCCCGGGCAGGGATGCACTGTTGAACAAG